Proteins from a single region of Methanoculleus taiwanensis:
- a CDS encoding mannose-1-phosphate guanylyltransferase/mannose-6-phosphate isomerase, with the protein MKTLILAGGSGTRLFPLSREQYPKQFITLFDDESLFQKTVKRSLLFSTPGEICIVTNADHRFLIRDQLAEIGCDCTVLAEPAGRNTLPAIYYGAKTLADDGGSDVMAVLSSDHLIDAGTAYVEAFRKAERLARDHLVVFGVRPTSPHTGYGYIRPGAVLDEGYAVDAFVEKPDLPTAERYCADGYLWNSGLFCFAADLFLAECERHAPAVCRAFERPLEEAYASVPKVSIDYGLMEKTEKAAVVPFDAAWSDLGNFDALHAALPKNGDGDAVRGEHIGIDSGGNLIIADRLVATVGVRNLAIVETKDAILVASRSEAQRVGEVAKALKERGDARAEFHTTVHRPWGSYTTLEDGGPYKIKRVTVPPKRRLSLQMHHHRSEHWVVVTGCAEVTVGEESYLLRNGESTFVPAGTVHRLANPGMLPLELIEVQIGEYTGEDDIVRFEDDYQRT; encoded by the coding sequence ATGAAGACCCTTATTCTCGCAGGGGGCAGCGGCACCCGGCTCTTTCCGCTCAGCCGGGAGCAGTACCCGAAGCAGTTCATCACGCTGTTCGATGACGAATCACTCTTTCAGAAGACGGTGAAGCGCTCGCTCCTCTTCTCAACGCCCGGAGAGATCTGCATCGTCACCAACGCCGACCACCGGTTCCTGATCCGGGATCAGCTCGCCGAGATCGGGTGCGACTGCACCGTCCTCGCCGAGCCTGCGGGGAGGAACACCCTGCCGGCGATCTACTACGGCGCAAAGACCCTCGCGGATGACGGGGGCTCCGACGTGATGGCCGTCCTCTCCTCCGACCACCTGATCGACGCGGGCACGGCATACGTCGAGGCGTTCCGAAAAGCCGAGCGTCTCGCCCGCGACCACCTCGTGGTCTTCGGGGTGCGGCCGACCTCCCCGCATACCGGCTACGGCTACATCCGGCCGGGAGCGGTGCTTGACGAGGGGTATGCCGTCGACGCCTTTGTCGAGAAGCCCGATCTGCCGACCGCGGAGCGGTACTGCGCCGACGGCTACCTCTGGAACTCCGGGCTCTTCTGCTTTGCAGCCGACCTCTTCCTCGCGGAGTGCGAGCGGCACGCTCCTGCGGTCTGCCGGGCGTTCGAGCGCCCCCTTGAGGAGGCGTATGCGAGCGTGCCGAAGGTCTCGATCGACTACGGCCTCATGGAGAAGACCGAGAAGGCCGCGGTCGTCCCCTTCGATGCCGCCTGGAGCGATCTCGGGAACTTCGACGCACTCCATGCAGCTCTTCCGAAGAACGGGGACGGTGATGCCGTTCGGGGCGAGCATATCGGGATCGACTCCGGCGGGAACCTCATCATCGCCGACCGCCTCGTGGCCACGGTCGGTGTCCGGAACCTCGCCATCGTCGAGACGAAGGACGCGATTCTGGTCGCGTCGCGGAGCGAGGCGCAGCGGGTGGGGGAGGTCGCGAAGGCTCTGAAGGAGCGGGGCGATGCCCGTGCGGAGTTTCACACAACCGTCCACCGGCCGTGGGGCTCGTACACGACCCTCGAGGACGGCGGCCCGTATAAGATCAAGCGGGTCACCGTCCCGCCGAAGCGCCGCCTCTCCCTCCAGATGCACCACCACCGCTCCGAGCACTGGGTCGTGGTCACCGGCTGCGCCGAGGTGACGGTCGGGGAGGAGAGCTACCTCCTCCGGAACGGCGAATCGACCTTCGTCCCCGCAGGGACGGTGCACCGGCTCGCGAACCCTGGGATGCTGCCGCTCGAGCTCATTGAGGTGCAGATCGGGGAGTACACCGGCGAGGACGATATCGTCCGGTTCGAGGACGACTACCAGCGGACGTGA
- the ruvB gene encoding Holliday junction branch migration DNA helicase RuvB: MQRLPSPNVLAEEQDDATIRPGRFDEFVGQAQIKETLAIAIDAAKRRGETLDHILFSGPPGLGKTTLAQIIAREMGVALRSTTGPVLDKPGDLAAQLTALSRGDVLFIDEIHRLNPVVEEILYPAMEDSCIDVMIGEGPGARAVQLPLEEFTLVGATTKVGLLGSPLRDRFGFIFRLNLYEVPDLVKIVLRSAGIMQTAITPEGALEIAQRSRGTPRIANRLLRRVRDFALVRGDGSIDAPTADTALTMLGIDALGLDDLDRRILSVIADDFGGGPVGVKTIAISIGEEVRTVEEVYEPYLIQIGFIKRTPQGRETTPAALRHLKAPGRA, from the coding sequence ATGCAGAGACTTCCCTCACCGAACGTCCTTGCGGAAGAGCAGGACGACGCCACGATCCGGCCGGGCCGCTTCGACGAGTTCGTCGGCCAGGCGCAGATCAAGGAGACGCTCGCGATCGCGATCGATGCTGCAAAGCGGCGCGGCGAGACCCTCGACCACATCCTCTTCTCCGGGCCGCCGGGGCTCGGCAAGACGACGCTCGCCCAGATCATCGCCCGGGAGATGGGCGTCGCCCTCCGGAGCACCACGGGGCCGGTGCTCGACAAGCCCGGCGACCTCGCCGCCCAGCTGACGGCGCTCTCCCGGGGCGACGTCCTCTTCATCGACGAGATCCACCGCTTAAACCCGGTCGTCGAGGAGATCCTCTACCCGGCGATGGAGGACTCCTGCATCGACGTGATGATCGGCGAGGGGCCCGGAGCCCGGGCGGTGCAGCTCCCGCTCGAGGAGTTCACCCTCGTCGGGGCGACGACGAAGGTCGGGCTGCTCGGCTCTCCCTTGCGCGACCGGTTCGGGTTCATCTTCCGCTTGAACCTCTACGAGGTGCCCGACCTCGTCAAGATCGTGCTCCGGAGCGCCGGGATCATGCAGACAGCGATCACGCCGGAAGGAGCGCTCGAGATCGCACAGCGGAGCCGCGGGACGCCGCGGATCGCAAACCGGCTTCTGCGGCGGGTGCGGGACTTCGCGCTCGTCCGGGGCGACGGGAGCATCGACGCTCCTACGGCGGATACCGCGCTGACCATGCTCGGGATCGACGCGCTCGGCCTCGACGACCTCGACCGGCGGATCCTTTCGGTTATCGCCGACGACTTCGGCGGCGGGCCGGTCGGCGTCAAGACGATCGCGATATCGATCGGCGAGGAGGTGCGGACGGTCGAGGAGGTCTACGAGCCGTACCTGATCCAGATCGGGTTCATCAAACGGACGCCGCAGGGCAGGGAGACGACGCCGGCCGCACTGCGACACCTCAAGGCGCCTGGCCGCGCCTGA
- the ruvA gene encoding Holliday junction branch migration protein RuvA: MIAHLSGEIASTGDKWVVIDIGGVGYRVSVTQPTVQALREADGRVRVHTHMVVRDDDIQLYGFLHPSELELFRILIAVSGIGPQIAMSILSQITLEEFAMAIVGEDEKALTRIPGIGQKSAKRLILELKEKMKKHAQATAGGRRAAEADDAVSALISLGFSPREAQETVDAVLPTLNSPSVQTLIRASLARLRER; this comes from the coding sequence ATGATAGCCCATCTTTCAGGAGAGATCGCATCCACCGGCGATAAGTGGGTGGTGATCGATATCGGCGGCGTCGGCTACCGGGTCTCCGTCACCCAGCCGACCGTGCAGGCGCTCCGCGAGGCCGACGGCCGCGTCCGGGTGCACACCCACATGGTCGTCCGCGACGACGACATCCAGCTCTACGGGTTCCTGCACCCAAGCGAGCTCGAGCTCTTCCGGATCCTGATCGCCGTCTCCGGGATCGGCCCCCAGATCGCGATGAGCATCCTCTCCCAGATCACCCTCGAGGAGTTCGCGATGGCGATCGTCGGCGAGGACGAAAAGGCGCTCACCCGGATCCCCGGGATCGGGCAGAAGAGCGCGAAGCGCCTGATCCTCGAGCTCAAGGAGAAGATGAAGAAGCATGCACAGGCTACCGCCGGCGGCAGGCGGGCGGCGGAGGCCGACGATGCGGTAAGCGCCCTGATATCGCTCGGGTTCTCGCCGCGGGAGGCGCAGGAGACGGTCGACGCGGTTCTGCCGACCCTCAATAGCCCGAGCGTGCAGACCCTGATCCGCGCCTCGCTCGCCCGCCTCCGGGAGCGCTGA
- the ruvC gene encoding crossover junction endodeoxyribonuclease RuvC yields the protein MIVVGIDPGLARVGYGVISRGDRHPTPLAFGCIETESGRSTGERLREIYDRISALLDEYEPAWVAVEQLFFTRNVTSAMHVSEARGVLLLAAEQRSIPIAEYTPNQIKQAVTGSGRAEKQQVQEMMRRLLRLAEIPKPDDAADGLAVALCHIHTLR from the coding sequence ATGATCGTGGTCGGGATTGATCCGGGGCTCGCACGGGTCGGGTACGGTGTCATCAGCAGAGGCGACCGCCACCCGACGCCGCTCGCGTTCGGCTGCATCGAGACCGAGAGCGGCCGGAGCACCGGCGAGCGCCTCCGGGAGATCTACGACCGGATCTCGGCACTCCTCGACGAGTACGAGCCCGCATGGGTCGCCGTCGAGCAGCTCTTCTTCACCCGGAACGTCACCTCCGCGATGCACGTCAGCGAGGCGCGGGGCGTCCTCCTGCTCGCCGCGGAGCAGCGGAGTATCCCGATCGCCGAGTACACGCCGAACCAGATCAAGCAGGCGGTCACGGGGTCCGGGCGTGCCGAGAAGCAGCAGGTGCAGGAGATGATGCGCCGGCTCCTGCGGCTCGCGGAGATCCCGAAGCCCGACGACGCCGCCGACGGCCTCGCCGTCGCTCTCTGCCACATACACACACTGCGATAA
- a CDS encoding ATP-binding protein: MIFYGRERELELMEHLYARAPSFLVVTGRRRVGKTELILEFCRGKRALYFYVDANKSIEDLMEEFGRLMVDMLDLPGYIRTDTPEAFLEFLFSFKDPLIVVFDEFQRFLKIHPSFISQMQRFWDLKGRDSHLFIIVSGSSVGMIREIFLEGGAPLFKRADNILTLRPFGPLECLTILGDLGVEDPDDRLDLYLLFGGTIYYYTYLEKYGCTDLASALDRLLLDELAPLRREMSDVVVEEFGREHATYYEILAAIAEGKVTQKEIADFVRLPPTSLPPYLRDLIDLLGIIEYRTPVTERGRRSKMGRYLFCDNFFRFYARYIYRNMSLYQSGRFDIIRERIFREWRGFSGWAFEEMVRSLIARDLADRYDEVGPWWNRRGDEIDVIALSPCGTLAVEIKNRDLSRYEAYSILSSLSEKIPLVKGLVSPVATGVAGRTVDEKETLREEGFFVTGLADLGLGYE; this comes from the coding sequence GTGATATTTTACGGCAGGGAGCGCGAACTTGAACTCATGGAGCACCTCTATGCCAGAGCCCCGTCCTTTCTGGTCGTCACCGGCAGGAGAAGGGTCGGCAAGACCGAGCTCATTCTGGAATTCTGCAGGGGGAAGCGTGCTCTGTACTTTTACGTCGATGCAAACAAGAGCATCGAGGATCTGATGGAGGAGTTCGGACGGCTGATGGTCGATATGCTCGATCTTCCCGGTTACATCAGAACCGATACGCCGGAGGCGTTCCTGGAGTTTCTCTTCTCGTTCAAAGATCCGCTGATCGTCGTCTTCGACGAGTTCCAGCGCTTTTTAAAGATCCACCCCTCCTTTATCTCCCAGATGCAGCGGTTCTGGGATCTGAAGGGGCGGGACTCTCATCTCTTTATTATCGTCTCGGGCTCGTCGGTCGGCATGATCCGGGAGATCTTCCTCGAAGGAGGCGCTCCCCTCTTCAAGCGGGCCGACAATATCCTGACACTTCGGCCATTCGGCCCTCTTGAGTGCCTGACCATTCTCGGCGACCTCGGTGTAGAAGACCCGGATGACCGGCTTGATCTCTATCTCCTCTTCGGTGGGACGATCTACTACTACACCTACCTCGAGAAGTACGGGTGTACCGATCTTGCGAGCGCTCTCGACCGACTTCTTCTCGACGAACTCGCCCCTCTTCGGCGGGAGATGAGCGACGTTGTCGTCGAGGAGTTCGGCCGCGAGCACGCGACCTACTACGAGATCCTCGCCGCCATCGCCGAGGGAAAGGTGACGCAGAAGGAGATTGCCGACTTCGTCCGCCTCCCCCCTACCTCTCTGCCGCCGTACCTGCGCGACCTTATCGATCTCCTCGGGATCATCGAGTACCGGACGCCGGTCACGGAGCGGGGGAGGCGATCGAAGATGGGCAGGTATCTCTTTTGCGACAACTTCTTCCGGTTTTACGCCCGGTATATCTACCGGAACATGAGCCTGTACCAGAGCGGCCGCTTCGATATCATACGAGAGCGGATCTTCCGGGAATGGAGGGGATTTTCGGGCTGGGCGTTTGAGGAGATGGTGCGCAGCCTCATCGCCCGCGACCTCGCTGACCGGTATGACGAGGTCGGCCCATGGTGGAATCGCCGGGGGGACGAGATAGACGTTATCGCCCTTTCGCCCTGCGGGACTCTTGCCGTCGAGATCAAGAATCGGGATCTTTCGCGGTATGAGGCATACAGTATCCTCTCCTCGCTCTCCGAGAAGATCCCGCTCGTAAAAGGCCTCGTAAGCCCGGTGGCAACCGGCGTTGCCGGCCGCACCGTGGACGAGAAGGAGACACTGCGGGAAGAGGGTTTCTTCGTCACCGGTCTTGCCGACCTCGGGCTCGGATATGAGTGA
- a CDS encoding glucose-6-phosphate isomerase family protein yields MSRYWPGILPDPSVRTLDDMRYVLASPDAAGTMPLYFMYRDLALTEDDRQWLAEQNVRFDITVIPPGIVGGEYVKTKGHYHPLTPAGIGYPELYQVLAGEAHYLLQRKDLRDVVVVTAKAAEFVLIPPGYGHVTINPGVEELVMANLVSAGVASEYAFYEQMQGGAYYEMEGGVWVRNPRYPAVPPLRVIAAVEVPELGIRHGRGIYEMVSQREDLAYLNAPEKIPDDFYKT; encoded by the coding sequence ATGAGCCGTTATTGGCCGGGTATTCTCCCCGACCCTTCCGTCCGAACCCTCGACGACATGCGGTACGTGCTGGCGAGCCCGGACGCCGCCGGCACCATGCCGCTGTACTTTATGTACCGCGATCTCGCTCTCACCGAGGACGATCGCCAGTGGCTCGCCGAGCAGAACGTCCGGTTCGACATCACCGTCATTCCCCCGGGAATTGTCGGCGGCGAGTACGTCAAGACCAAGGGGCACTACCACCCCCTCACGCCGGCGGGCATCGGCTACCCCGAGCTCTACCAGGTGCTGGCCGGCGAGGCACACTACCTCCTCCAGCGAAAAGATCTCCGCGACGTTGTCGTCGTCACGGCAAAGGCGGCCGAGTTCGTTCTCATCCCGCCCGGCTACGGGCACGTGACGATCAATCCCGGGGTGGAGGAGCTCGTGATGGCGAACCTGGTCTCGGCCGGGGTTGCGAGCGAGTATGCGTTCTATGAGCAGATGCAGGGCGGAGCCTACTACGAGATGGAAGGAGGGGTCTGGGTGCGGAATCCGCGCTATCCGGCGGTCCCTCCGCTGAGGGTGATTGCTGCGGTGGAGGTGCCGGAGCTTGGTATCAGGCATGGGAGGGGGATCTATGAGATGGTGTCGCAGCGGGAGGATCTGGCGTATCTGAATGCGCCGGAGAAGATTCCGGATGATTTCTACAAAACGTAG
- a CDS encoding mannose-1-phosphate guanylyltransferase/mannose-6-phosphate isomerase — translation MKTLILAGGSGTRLFPLSREHYPKQFIKLFDDESLFQKTVKRSLLLSAPKDIFIVTNKDHKFLIRDQLAEIGCDCTVLVEPEGKNTLPAIYYGVKAIAEGNGSSPVAVLSSDHLIDANSQYTEAFRKAERLSRDRLVVFGVKPTCPHTGYGYIRPGQALEEGYAVDAFVEKPDLPTAERYLAEGYLWNSGMFLFNSDLFLAECASLTPDVARAFENPVVQAFEQTPKISIDYGIMEKTHKAAVVPFEAEWDDVGNFDALYGCLPKNGNRNAVRGEHIGINSRDNLIISDRLVATVGIENLAIVETKDAILIASRDEAQSVGEIVRLLREKGDARAAFHTEVHRPWGSYTTLEDGSAYKIKRVTVPPKRRLSLQMHHHRSEHWVVVTGCAEVTVGERTFLLRNGESTFVPAGTMHRLHNPGMLPLELIEVQIGEYTGEDDIVRYEDDFDRI, via the coding sequence ATGAAGACACTCATCCTCGCGGGAGGAAGCGGCACCCGGCTCTTCCCGCTCAGCCGCGAACACTACCCGAAGCAGTTCATCAAACTCTTCGATGACGAATCGCTCTTCCAGAAGACGGTGAAGCGTTCCCTCCTTCTTTCTGCCCCGAAGGATATCTTCATTGTCACCAATAAGGATCACAAGTTTCTGATCCGCGACCAGCTCGCCGAGATCGGGTGCGACTGCACCGTCCTCGTCGAGCCGGAGGGAAAGAACACCCTCCCTGCCATCTACTACGGCGTGAAGGCGATTGCGGAGGGCAACGGTTCTTCCCCGGTCGCCGTCCTCTCATCCGATCACCTGATCGATGCAAACAGCCAGTACACCGAAGCCTTCCGGAAGGCCGAACGCCTCTCCCGGGATCGCCTCGTGGTCTTCGGCGTGAAACCTACCTGCCCGCACACCGGCTACGGCTACATCAGGCCCGGGCAGGCGCTTGAAGAGGGGTATGCCGTCGATGCCTTCGTTGAGAAGCCCGACCTGCCGACGGCGGAGCGCTACCTGGCTGAAGGCTACCTCTGGAACTCCGGGATGTTCCTCTTCAACTCCGATCTCTTCCTCGCGGAATGTGCAAGCCTGACTCCTGACGTTGCCCGGGCATTTGAAAACCCGGTTGTGCAGGCCTTCGAGCAGACGCCGAAGATCTCCATCGACTACGGGATCATGGAGAAAACCCACAAGGCCGCCGTCGTTCCCTTCGAGGCCGAGTGGGACGATGTGGGGAACTTCGACGCTCTCTATGGCTGCCTCCCGAAGAACGGCAACCGGAATGCCGTTCGGGGTGAGCACATCGGCATCAACTCCCGTGACAACCTGATCATCAGCGACCGGCTGGTGGCCACGGTCGGGATCGAGAATCTTGCTATCGTGGAGACGAAGGACGCGATCCTCATCGCCTCACGGGACGAGGCTCAGAGCGTGGGCGAGATTGTGCGGCTACTGCGGGAGAAGGGCGATGCCCGTGCGGCCTTCCACACCGAGGTGCACCGACCGTGGGGCTCGTACACGACCCTCGAGGATGGCAGCGCCTATAAGATCAAGCGGGTCACCGTCCCGCCGAAGCGCCGCCTCTCCCTGCAGATGCACCACCACCGCTCCGAGCACTGGGTGGTCGTCACCGGCTGCGCCGAGGTGACGGTTGGTGAACGGACGTTCCTGCTTCGGAATGGCGAGAGCACGTTCGTCCCTGCCGGGACAATGCATCGGCTGCATAACCCCGGGATGCTGCCGCTCGAGCTGATTGAGGTGCAGATCGGGGAGTACACCGGGGAAGATGACATTGTGCGGTATGAAGATGATTTTGATCGTATCTAG
- the gmd gene encoding GDP-mannose 4,6-dehydratase, giving the protein MSKIALITGITGQDGSYLAEWLLENNYSVYGLVRRLSTPNYSRIEHLLDKVTLLEGDLTDQSSLDAAVTEAKPDEVYNLAAQSFVATSWTQPVATGEVTGLGALRVMEAVRRCCPDAKVYQASSSEMFGKVLETPQRETTPFYPRSPYGFAKVYAYWATINYRESYEMFCCNGILFNHESPRRGIEFVTRKITDAVARIACGLDKELRLGNLDAYRDWGFAGDYVKAMWLMLQQETPDDYVIATNEAHSVREFVDLAFSEVGLNYEDYVVVDPKYFRPAEVNYLLGDATKAKEALGWKPEVSFEKLVRMMTLADVERYEKIYGKPEESASIVNTGRSAQEY; this is encoded by the coding sequence ATGTCAAAAATTGCACTTATTACAGGTATTACCGGCCAGGATGGATCGTACTTAGCGGAATGGCTTCTTGAGAATAATTATTCCGTATACGGGCTGGTAAGAAGGCTCAGTACTCCTAACTATAGTCGGATAGAGCATCTGCTCGATAAAGTCACACTCCTAGAAGGAGACTTAACGGATCAATCCTCACTTGATGCCGCCGTGACGGAGGCCAAGCCGGACGAGGTATACAACCTCGCCGCCCAGTCATTTGTCGCCACGTCATGGACTCAGCCCGTGGCGACCGGTGAAGTGACGGGGCTTGGTGCTCTCCGGGTCATGGAGGCTGTCCGGCGGTGCTGCCCGGATGCAAAGGTCTACCAGGCATCGAGCAGCGAGATGTTTGGTAAAGTTCTGGAGACGCCGCAGCGCGAAACAACTCCTTTCTACCCCCGGTCTCCCTACGGGTTTGCCAAGGTCTATGCCTACTGGGCGACGATCAATTACCGGGAGAGCTATGAGATGTTCTGCTGCAACGGCATCCTCTTCAACCACGAGTCGCCCCGCCGCGGGATCGAGTTCGTGACCCGGAAGATCACCGATGCTGTTGCCCGGATTGCCTGTGGCCTGGATAAGGAGCTGCGGCTCGGGAACCTGGATGCCTACCGTGACTGGGGATTTGCCGGGGACTACGTCAAAGCGATGTGGCTGATGCTCCAGCAGGAGACGCCGGACGATTACGTCATCGCTACCAATGAAGCACACTCGGTACGGGAGTTCGTGGATCTCGCATTCTCCGAGGTCGGCCTGAATTACGAAGACTACGTCGTGGTCGACCCGAAATACTTCCGACCGGCTGAAGTGAACTACCTCTTAGGCGATGCTACGAAGGCCAAAGAGGCACTGGGCTGGAAGCCGGAGGTATCTTTTGAGAAGCTGGTGAGGATGATGACCCTTGCCGATGTCGAGAGATATGAGAAGATATACGGGAAGCCCGAAGAATCCGCCAGTATCGTGAATACCGGGCGTTCAGCACAGGAATATTAG
- the gmd gene encoding GDP-mannose 4,6-dehydratase — MGRTALITGVTGQDGFYLAELLLAKGYTVHGLVRSHASGVARLGELSERISLLEGDLTDQASLDTAVKSVQPDEVYNLAAQSFVAMSWTQPVATGDITALGAVRVLEAVRRCCPDAKVFQASSAEVFGNAPEMPQSEKTPFCPRNPYGTAKAYAYRMTVNHRESYGMFCCNGILFNHESPRRGIEFVTRKITNGAARIACGLDKELRLGNLDAYRDWGFAGDYVKAMWLILQQETPDDYVIATGEAHSVREFVDLAFSEAGLNYEDYVVVDPKFFRPAEVNFLLGDASKAQEKLGWKPDFTFADLVRMMVRADLESVRNGTIGD, encoded by the coding sequence ATGGGAAGGACTGCACTCATCACAGGGGTAACCGGGCAGGACGGGTTCTATCTTGCAGAGTTACTTCTCGCCAAGGGCTATACGGTTCACGGGCTTGTTCGATCCCATGCATCCGGCGTTGCGAGGTTGGGAGAGCTCTCTGAACGGATTTCGCTTCTTGAGGGCGATCTGACTGACCAGGCATCACTCGATACTGCTGTGAAATCTGTTCAGCCGGATGAGGTGTACAACCTTGCTGCCCAGTCGTTTGTCGCCATGTCATGGACTCAGCCCGTGGCGACCGGCGATATCACGGCACTCGGCGCCGTCCGGGTACTGGAGGCTGTCCGGCGATGCTGTCCTGATGCAAAGGTCTTCCAGGCGTCGAGCGCCGAAGTCTTCGGGAACGCCCCGGAGATGCCCCAGAGTGAGAAGACGCCTTTCTGTCCGCGGAATCCGTATGGAACTGCAAAGGCCTATGCGTACCGGATGACGGTGAACCACCGGGAGAGTTACGGTATGTTCTGCTGCAACGGCATCCTCTTCAACCACGAGTCGCCGCGGCGCGGGATCGAGTTCGTGACCCGGAAGATCACGAATGGGGCTGCCAGGATTGCTTGTGGATTGGATAAGGAGCTGCGGCTTGGGAACCTGGATGCCTACCGTGACTGGGGATTTGCGGGCGACTATGTCAAAGCGATGTGGCTGATACTCCAGCAGGAGACGCCTGACGATTACGTCATCGCGACCGGCGAGGCGCACTCCGTGCGGGAGTTCGTGGATCTCGCATTCTCCGAGGCCGGTCTGAACTACGAGGACTACGTCGTGGTTGACCCGAAGTTCTTCCGGCCGGCTGAGGTGAATTTCCTGCTCGGGGATGCATCAAAGGCACAGGAGAAACTTGGGTGGAAGCCGGATTTTACGTTTGCAGATCTTGTACGGATGATGGTGCGGGCAGATCTTGAAAGCGTTCGCAACGGGACTATCGGAGACTAA
- a CDS encoding flippase produces the protein MTAGKKFVKNTFSLASAELVTKFLGFILVIYIARVLGEVEFGKYSFALAFTLLFAFFSDFGLSQLTIREVASRKEDADKYLGTVSAIKVILSVLTIALVVVAINVLEYPYEIVIAVYIAGAYAVVNSFNLFLCSFYRAFEQMEYELVTRVMEKIIIFSLAIVFLLLGYSFIAVISAFLIGSLTRLVASLLFVTTKFIRPKLHFDRLFLRTLCTQALPFGLTTLFVVIYFKIDTVMLSMMVGDSAVGLYNASYNIIEGLIALVAGSFGGVIFPMLSKNFTASPERLRKLYLQSFQIILIVGILIFIFVQLFTFYIVELLYGSAYQIAALVLQIQIIAFLIVCVSTVTSTLLNSASMQRIVAIGTGFGALLNVCLNYVLIPQYSLFGAAWATVLTELFGFSVYLYYSTRLLKIDWGDYKSHISIMNENIQLTKGLFKQAR, from the coding sequence TTGACTGCGGGAAAGAAATTCGTTAAGAATACCTTTTCATTAGCATCTGCGGAGCTCGTAACAAAATTTTTAGGATTTATTCTTGTCATCTACATTGCCCGAGTCCTTGGAGAGGTTGAGTTCGGCAAATACTCGTTCGCTCTGGCGTTTACATTACTGTTCGCATTTTTTTCGGACTTTGGCTTAAGCCAGTTAACTATACGTGAGGTCGCAAGCCGGAAAGAAGATGCAGATAAGTATCTTGGGACGGTTTCAGCGATCAAGGTGATTCTTTCGGTTTTGACAATCGCCCTTGTCGTAGTGGCGATTAATGTTTTGGAGTATCCATACGAGATTGTCATCGCCGTGTATATTGCTGGAGCCTACGCGGTAGTCAACTCTTTTAATCTATTTCTTTGCTCTTTTTACCGGGCGTTTGAGCAGATGGAATATGAGTTGGTAACCCGGGTTATGGAAAAAATAATCATCTTTTCTTTAGCAATTGTTTTTCTCCTGCTTGGCTATAGCTTTATTGCTGTTATATCCGCTTTTTTAATAGGTAGTTTAACCCGCCTTGTGGCAAGCTTACTCTTTGTTACTACAAAGTTTATAAGGCCTAAATTACATTTTGACCGTCTTTTCCTTCGAACACTATGTACCCAAGCGTTACCCTTCGGCTTAACTACTCTTTTTGTTGTGATTTATTTTAAGATCGACACGGTTATGCTCTCAATGATGGTTGGAGATTCTGCTGTTGGGCTTTACAATGCATCCTATAATATTATTGAGGGTTTGATCGCACTCGTGGCCGGATCTTTTGGCGGAGTGATCTTCCCGATGCTGTCAAAAAATTTTACTGCGTCTCCTGAAAGGTTAAGGAAACTCTATCTTCAGTCATTCCAGATCATTCTTATTGTCGGTATATTGATATTTATTTTTGTTCAACTATTTACCTTTTATATTGTTGAACTATTATATGGATCCGCTTATCAGATAGCAGCCCTTGTTTTACAGATCCAGATAATAGCATTTCTGATTGTCTGTGTCAGCACAGTAACGAGCACTCTGCTTAATTCAGCGAGTATGCAACGTATCGTGGCAATAGGGACCGGGTTCGGTGCTTTGCTAAACGTCTGTTTAAACTATGTTCTTATTCCTCAGTACAGCCTCTTTGGTGCGGCATGGGCAACGGTGCTCACTGAGTTGTTCGGCTTTAGCGTGTATCTATACTACTCCACACGTCTGTTAAAGATCGATTGGGGAGATTATAAAAGCCATATTTCTATTATGAACGAAAATATTCAGTTAACGAAAGGTTTGTTCAAACAAGCGAGGTAG